The Achromobacter deleyi region CCTGATCGACGCGGCGCGCTGGATCGCGGCCCAGGATGACGCCCGCGCGGTGGTCATACGCGGCTCGGGCGACAGGGCCTTCGTGGGCGGCGCCAATATCTATGAAATGGCCGAGCTCGATCCCCAGGGCGCGCGCGCCTTCATCACGCGGCTGCGCGATCTCTGCGACGCCGTGGCGGCGATTCCGGTTCCCACGATCGCGCGCATCCCCGGCTTCTGCCTGGGCGCGGGCATGGAACTGGCGGCGGCTTGCGATATCCGGCTGGGATCGGCGGATGGCGTCTTCGGCATGCCCGAGGTGCGTGTCGGCATCCCGTCCGTGATCCACGCCGTGCTGCTGCCGGCGCTGATCGGCCCGGGTCCCACCAACTGGCTGCTGCTGACCGGCGAGACCGTGGACGCCGCGCAAGCCAGACAATGGGGCTTCCTGGAATTCGTCTGCGAGGCGGGCGAACTGGACGCGCTGGTCGAGCGCACCGTGGCGCCGATCGCGGCCAGCGGGCCGCTTGCGGTGCGCTCGCAGAAGGCGCTGCTGCGCTACTGGAGCGAAGCCACCGTCGAGGCCGGACTGGACCGCAGCGTGGACGCCTTTGGCGCAGCCTTCACGACCGACGAGCCGCGCCGGTTCATGGCGCCTTTCCTCGCGCGCAAGCAGCACCGGGGGGCCAAATAATGGCGGGTCCGCTCCAGGGCGTGCGCGTCATCGACATGACCTCGGTGGCGATG contains the following coding sequences:
- a CDS encoding enoyl-CoA hydratase, whose protein sequence is MTAPIPSFAHAHVTRDERGVYTLQIHDAKSLNILASAVTLSLIDAARWIAAQDDARAVVIRGSGDRAFVGGANIYEMAELDPQGARAFITRLRDLCDAVAAIPVPTIARIPGFCLGAGMELAAACDIRLGSADGVFGMPEVRVGIPSVIHAVLLPALIGPGPTNWLLLTGETVDAAQARQWGFLEFVCEAGELDALVERTVAPIAASGPLAVRSQKALLRYWSEATVEAGLDRSVDAFGAAFTTDEPRRFMAPFLARKQHRGAK